A portion of the Rhizoctonia solani chromosome 6, complete sequence genome contains these proteins:
- a CDS encoding eukaryotic translation initiation factor 3 subunit L, whose amino-acid sequence MDNNLPEITNAYDQGWNRLTEKYYSKSEWPEAELIAPLVNDDPIFLILYRELYYRSKAFVFGVRGQRKDGRGIDYVGRWSGAAIVYSTCSIPSFKNPASMNTEAVQKGASPKNSLKSLENTVWSCYSVLNVLYSLIQKSRINEYLEAVQKGASPEELTEISGEYGQRPIYRTLGFFSIIGLLRVHVLLGDYTLALKVMDLVKLNQKAFFTRVTACHVATYYYVGFCYMSLKRYSDATRTFNSILNFISRMRQYHTRSYQYDQINRTADRMYALLAICNALSPSRLDDAITTNLKEKYGEQHIKMTKGQEGMAAFEELYTKSCPKFISSTPPPYHDTELLNLYISNPPQEPMQRHLSLFLSDVRIQQSVVPTLRSFLKMYSSLDAAKLAGFLDADEEEIVQQMMVMKSSSRSVSRAAVEAGTLLDGGVISTSDLDFVIDENMVQIVESTIGRRYGGWFIRNTEHALKVYDTIRSSPLPISKTNVPEAEAQASAAAPSANGPTAGSAPKPKAAWGAPKAVRLAA is encoded by the exons ATGGACAATAACCTTCCGGAGATCACTAACGCGTATgaccaaggatggaaccgaTTAACAGAAAAGTATTACTCCAAATCCGAATGGCCAGAGGCGGAATTGATTGCTCCTCTGGTCAATGATG ACCCTATATTCTTGATCCTGTACCGAGAGCTCTACTACCG TTCCAAAGCTTTTGTGTTTGGCGTGCGCGGCCAACGCAAAGACGGACGAGGAATTGATTATGTTGGCCGATG GTCTGGAGCTGCTATAGTGTACTCAACGTGCTCTATTCCCTCATTCAAAAATCCCGCATCAATGAATACTGAGGCTGTCCAGAAAGGCGCATCCCCGAAGAACTCAC TGAAATCTCTGGAGAATACG GTCTGGAGCTGCTATAGTGTACTCAACGTGCTCTATTCCCTCATTCAAAAATCCCGCATCAATGAATATCTTGAGGCTGTCCAAAAAGGCGCATCTCCCGAAGAACTCAC TGAAATCTCTGGAGAATACGGTCAGCGACCGATCTACCGTACCCTAGGCTTCTTTAGTATTATCGGGCTCTTGCGCGTCCATGTTCTCCTTGGAGACTATACACTCGCGTTGAAAGTAATGGATCTCGTCAAGCTGAACCAGAAA GCCTTTTTCACTCGGGTTACCGCTTGTCATGTAGCAACTTATTATTACGTTGGATTCTGTTACATGTCTCTGAAAAGATACTCGGATGCTACGCGCACGTTCAACTCTATACTTAACTTTATTTCGAGAATGAGACAGTATCATACTAGGAGTTACCAATATGACCAG ATCAATCGCACTGCGGACcggatgtatgcgcttcTGGCCATCTGCAATGCTCTTTCCCCTAGTAGACTCGACGACGCGATCACAACCAACCTCAAAGAGAAATACGGGGAGCAGCATATAAAGATGACCAAAGGGCAA GAAGGAATGGCCGCTTTCGAAGAGCTCTACACCAAATCCTGTCCGAAATTCATTTCTTCAACTCCTCCACCATACCACGACACCGAGTTATTGAATCTTTACATCAGCAACCCGCCACAGGAGCCAATGCAACGACACCTCTCCCTCTTTCTCTCTGACGTGCGCATTCAGCAATCTGTCGTCCCCACACTGCGCAGTTTCTTGAAGATGTACTCGAGTTTGGACGCCGCGAAGCTTGCTGGGTTCTTGGACGCAGACGAAGAAGAGATCGTTCAGCAGATGATGGTCATGAAGAGCTCGAGCCGTAGCGTGAGCCGTGCGGCAGTGGAGGCTGGCACGCTTCTTGATGGGGGCGTCATCAGCACGAGTGACTTGGATTTTGTTATTGATGAA AACATGGTTCAAATCGTGGAGAGTACAATCGGAAGGCGGTACGGTGGTTGGTTCATCCGTAACACTGAGCACGCGCTCAAGGTGTATGACACCATTCGATCGAGTCCTCTCCCGATCTCGAAAACGAATGTTCCTGAAGCGGAGGCGCAGGCTTCAGCGGCAGCACCTAGTGCCAATGGCCCAACAGCAGGCAGTGCACCGAAACCAAAGGCCGCGTGGGGAGCTCCGAAAGCTGTGAGGCTAGCAGCTTAG
- a CDS encoding ricin-type beta-trefoil lectin domain protein, whose protein sequence is MATYCGAYRIKNVETGTYMTMTSTGTKTSIVCTQAEERDKKSLWRFVPTREGKYKLRNLEHNLEAHTGPDFSMIGEPSGHSWLIKDGTGNEKIIHTGTNEVILELVKATKKVQLKVDKSQKNQRWIFETVYLNVKTGTVMDLEGGKEGEGVKIIGFEAKGTANQKGWYKWELGPGDGVNVTIRNAAISAYAGYPTFNQGAVLQSSSKPQNFSITLADNGFYISPPEKPDHVVDLSGAGQANGTEICLWIKHGGDHQKWRFEAA, encoded by the exons ATGGCGACTTACTGTGGAGCATACCGAATTAAAAATGTCGAAACTGGCACCTACATGACTATGACATCGACGGGCACAAAGACGTCGATTGTCTGTACTCAAGCTGAAGAAAGAGACAAGAAGTCACTG TGGCGCTTCGTGCCTACCCGCGAGGGTAAATATAAACTGAGGAATCTGGAACACAACTTAGAAGCGCATACGGGTCCCGATTTTTCTATGATTGGAGAGCCTAGCGGCCACTCGTGGCTGATTAAAGATGGGACAGGCAACGAGAAAAT CATCCATACCGGAACCAACGAAGTTATCTTGGAATTGGTCAAG GCAACCAAAAAG GTGCAACTGAAGGTGGACAAATCACAAAAGAACCAGCGATGGATTTTCGAGACAGTTTACCTT AACGTCAAGACTGGTACGGTTATGGATTTAGAAGGTGGAAAGGAAGGTGAGGGTGTCAAGATCATTGGATTTGAGGCCAAGGGGACCGCCAACCAGAAG GGGTGGTATAAGTGGGAGCTTGGGCCAGGCGATGGAGTCAATGTAACAATTCGTAATGCTGCGATCAGCGCCTATGCTGGTTATCCGACTTTTAATCAAGGTGCAGTCCTTCAATCAAGCTCCAAGCCTCAAAACTTTAGTATAACTCTAGCGGACAACGGTTTCTA CATTTCGCCTCCAGAGAAACCAGATCACGTTGTAGACCTGTCTGGGGCCGGACAGGCAAACGGAACTGAAATTTGTTTATGGATTAAACATGGTGGGGATCACCAGAAATGGAGGTTCGAGGCTGCTTAA
- a CDS encoding amidase, with the protein MVSNEHQSVSFSSLSHTANNDSRPPETSWEISAARKRDDRANRLKPYAHWSLAELTPPQSHNNVIPLVHARLTDRERSFLASDVTDLAQRLATRECTALEVTTAFCKAAYAAQELTNCLTEVMFEQALGRAQELDEHISTSGKGEDTATGFVAWAGRTIAEEDATVVRILRQAGAIIYVKTTNPQSVFAFETLSNIYGHTTNPYNRDLTPGGSSGGEAALAACRGSLLGVGTDIGGSIRPVGMVLPASGILAAYKGMENIVGVLGPMAHSARDLELFCRVISDYEPWTSDFSTLPIPWNSTIVQHGGNDKLVIGLFIDDGVVEPHPPIIERLNKTREALITAGHEVIDWVPMDHAQAFELISKLYLLDGGEAIRDILTQSGEPAIPPIAQILPDPSKANILTVSQSWDANYERDQFRARALKHWNDTALRSKSGRPVDAVLVRLRQPLLLPMVQRGG; encoded by the exons ATGGTTTCTAACGAGCACCAATCCGTGTCGTTCTCATCTCTATCTCACACCGCCAACAACGATTCCAGACCACCAGAGACTTCTTGGGAGATCTCTGCCGCTCGCAAACGCGACGATCGTGCAAACCGACTCAAGCCTTACGCTCACTGGAGCTTGGCCGAGCTCACCCCTCCGCAGTCTCATAACAACGTCATACCCCTTGTACATGCTCGTCTCACCGATAGAGAGCGCTCCTTCCTCGCATCCGATGTCACCGACCTTGCACAGCGTCTGGCTACCAGAGAGTGCACCGCGCTGGAAGTGACCACAGCGTTCTGCAAGGCAGCATATGCGGCTCAGGAGCTTACAAACTGCCTGACCGAGGTGATGTTTGAGCAGGCGCTGGGTCGTGCGCAGGAGCTAGACGAGCATATATCGACGAGTGGGAAG ggggaaGATACTGCGACTGGCTTTGTTGCTTGGGCGGGGCGCACGATTGCGGAAGAAGACGCGACTGTGGTTCGGATTTTGCGGCAGGCTGGAGCTATCATTTATGTCAAGACGACCAACCCTCAATCTGTATTCG CTTTTGAAACCTTGAGCAATATTTATGGGCACACGACCAACCCTTACAACAGGGATCTCACGCCCGGAGGGAGCAGTGGTGGTGAAGCTGCGCTGGCTGCATGTCGTGGGAGCTTGCTTGGAGTTGGAACAGATATTGGGGGCTCTATT AGGCCCGTCGGCATGGT ACTCCCGGCTTCCGGAATATTGGCAGCGTATAAGGGCATGGAAAATATAGTTGGAGTCCTTG GGCCGATGGCGCACTCTGCTAGAGACCTCGAGCTGTTCTGCAGGGTCATTTCTGACTACGAACCGTGGACCTCCGACTTCAGTACCCTGCCCATCCCTTGGAACTCAACTATTGTTCAGCATGGAGGGAACGATAAGCTTGTGATTGGGTTATTCATTGATGATGGAGTGGTAGAACCTCATCCACCAATCATTGAGCGCCTAAACAAGACTCGAGAAGCACTGATTACTGCAGGTCATGAGGTCATTGATTGGGTGCCAATGGATCATGCACAAGCATTTGAACTAATT TCAAAACTATACTTGCTCGATGGGGGGGAAGCTATACGTGATATCTTGACGCAATCAGGCGAGCCTGCAATTCCGCCGATTGCTCAGATCCTACCCGATCCCTCGAAAGCAAATATACTCACAGTTTCCCAATCTTGGGACGCTAATTACGAGCGTGATCAGTTCCGAGCACGTGCATTGAAGCATTGGAACGACACTGCATTGCGATCCAAGAGTGGTCGACCGGTTGATGCAGTCCTTGTCCGGTTGCGCCAACCCTTGCTGCTCCCCATGGTACAACGCGGTGGATAG